The Chiloscyllium punctatum isolate Juve2018m chromosome 30, sChiPun1.3, whole genome shotgun sequence genome includes a region encoding these proteins:
- the LOC140455249 gene encoding nuclear factor 7, brain-like isoform X2: MDFKQHFLSLTEEVICPICLDFFTDPVSLDCGHNFCRFCITQSWEKQERISCPECRQEFPDRNLRVNRALANLSEKVRKLSRNPQEKGSKRHCEEHQEELKVFCEIDEKLICVNCVVSREHREHRFIPIEEAVGIYKDRVKSSLESLTGKKSAAIEMERQQKQKISQIRVQSQNLQSCIKSEFTKIHQFLTEKEQRLLRDLREQEENILRTMQQNLGKIHKNLNSLQEKLSKLEKQLEQKDGVIFLQDEP; this comes from the exons ATGGATTTCAAACAGCATTTCCTGAGTTTGACCGAGGAGGTAATCTGTCCCATTTGTCTGGATTTCTTCACCGATCCGGTTTCACTGGATTGTGGACACAACTTCTGCCGCTTCTGTATCACCCAGAGTTGGGAAAAGCAGGAGAGAATCTCCTGCCCGGAATGTAGACAGGAGTTTCCAGACAGAAACCTCAGGGTAAATCGGGCCTTAGCGAATCTATCTGAGAAAGTTCGAAAGTTAAGTCGGAATCCGCAAGAGAAGGGAAGTAAACGTCACTGTGAGGAACATCAGGAAGAACTGAAGGTTTTTTGTGAAATTGACGAGAAATTGATTTGTGTAAATTGTGTAGTTTCCCGGGAACACAGGGAGCACCGCTTCATCCCGATTGAAGAAGCGGTTGGAATCTACAAG GATCGGGTGAAATCTTCCTTGGAATCTCTCACAGGGAAGAAATCGGCGGCTATAGAAATGGAGCGGCAGCAGAAACAGAAGATTTCCCAAATTCGG GTGCAATCCCAAAATCTACAGAGCTGCATCAAATCCGAGTTCACTAAAATACACCAGTTTCTCACTGAGAAAGAGCAGCGTTTACTCCGAGATCTCAGGGAACAAGAGGAAAACATTCTCAGAACAATGCAGCAAAATCTTGGCAAAATTCACAAGAATTTAAATTCTCTTCAGGAGAAACTCTCAAAGTTGGAAAAACAGTTGGAACAAAAAGACGGAGTGATATTTCTGCAG